A part of Larimichthys crocea isolate SSNF chromosome VII, L_crocea_2.0, whole genome shotgun sequence genomic DNA contains:
- the ddx6 gene encoding probable ATP-dependent RNA helicase ddx6, which yields MSTARTENPVILGLSNQNGQLRGSVKPAGAPGGGGGGGGGGGGPQQQQLNQMKGAINNGSSQPAPTTNAVIKPGDDWKKNLKLPPKDMRMKTSDVTATKGNEFEDYCLKRELLMGIFEMGWEKPSPIQEESIPIALSGRDILARAKNGTGKSGAYLIPLLERIDLKKDCIQALVIVPTRELALQVSQICIQVSKHMGGVKVMATTGGTNLRDDIMRLDETVHVVIATPGRILDLIKKGVAKVNQVQMIVLDEADKLLSQDFVVMMEEILGFLAKQRQILLYSATFPLSVQKFMNAHLQKPYEINLMEELTLKGVTQYYAYVTERQKVHCLNTLFSRLQINQSIIFCNSSQRVELLAKKISQLGYSCFYIHAKMRQEHRNRVFHDFRNGLCRNLVCTDLFTRGIDIQAVNVVINFDFPKLGETYLHRIGRSGRFGHLGLAINLITYDDRFNLKGIEEQLGTEIKPIPGIIDKSLYVAEYHSESGEEVKP from the exons ATGAGTACGGCCAGGACGGAGAACCCGGTGATTTTGGGCTTGTCCAACCAGAATGGACAGCTCAGGGGCTCGGTGAAGCCGGCAGGAGCaccaggtggaggaggaggtggcggaggaggaggaggaggccctCAACAACAGCAACTTAACCAGATGAAAGGCGCAATCAATAATGGCAGTTCCCAGCCGGCCCCGACGACTAACGCCGTCATCAA ACCTGGAGATGACTGGAAGAAAAATTTGAAATTGCCCCCAAAAGACATGAGGATGAAAACTTCG GATGTGACTGCAACTAAAGGCAACGAGTTTGAAGATTATTGCCTAAAGAGGGAGCTGCTCATGGGAATCTTTGAGATGGGCTGGGAAAAGCCATCTCCAATCCAG GAGGAAAGCATTCCCATTGCACTGTCAGGAAGGGACATCTTGGCAAGAGCCAAGAACGGCACGGGAAAGAGTGGAGCCTACCTCATTCCCTTACTTGAACGCATTGACCTGAAGAAGGACTGCATACAAG CTTTGGTCATAGTGCCCACCAGAGAACTGGCTCTGCAAGTAAGCCAAATATGTATCCAGGTCAGCAAACACATGGGCGGAGTGAAGGTGATGGCAACCACGGGTGGAACCAACCTACGTGATGACATCATGAGACTCGACGAAACGG TACATGTGGTCATCGCTACTCCTGGGAGGATTTTAGACCTCATTAAAAAAGGAGTGGCCAAAGTCAATCAAGTGCAGATGATTGTTCTGGATGAA GCTGACAAACTCctgtctcaggattttgtggtcATGATGGAGGAGATTCTGGGTTTTCTGGCCAAACAGAGGCAGATTCTGCTCTATTCTGCAACCTTCCCTCTCAGTGTGCAGAAGTTTATG aatGCACACTTGCAGAAACCCTATGAGATCAACCTGATGGAGGAGCTTACGCTGAAGGGTGTGACTCAGTATTATGCTTATGTAACTGAAAGGCAAAAGGTTCATTGCCTTAACACCTTGTTCTCCAGG ctcCAGATCAACCAGTCTATAATCTTCTGCAACTCCTCTCAGAGAGTGGAGCTCCTTGCCAAGAAGATCTCCCAGCTCGGTTATTCATGTTTCTACATTCATGCCAAGATGAGACAG GAACATCGTAACCGCGTGTTCCACGACTTCAGAAACGGCCTCTGCAGGAATCTCGTCTGCACTG accTCTTCACAAGAGGAATTGACATTCAAGCTGTGAATGTTGTGATCAATTTTGACTTTCCCAAGCTGGGAGAAACGTACCTGCATCGCATTGGAAGATCTG GCCGCTTCGGACACTTGGGTCTAGCCATCAACCTCA
- the cxcr5 gene encoding C-X-C chemokine receptor type 5, which yields MAVTITFSGYEDYAYNETYSDYGSDNYCGDEEKGLQTFHAMFQTVLYSLIFLVGVAGNGLMITVLLRRRRLLRITEIYLLHLALADLMLLFTFPFDVVENATGWVFGNFLCKLTGLVKQLNLLCGSFLLACIGFDRYLAIVHAITSMQSRRPRTVHLTCISLWVLCMALSSPNVIFLSVIEQAPNTSVYTCYFHQFGIHANNWLLTVRVFDHMCFFLPLAAMSYCYTAVVVTLFKSQKSQAKQGAIRLALLVTLVFFFCWLPYNITLLIKTLVDLQVIIPKTCKFQLSLQPVIDVTKSLGFSHCCLNPFLYAFVGVRFRNELIQLLCKLGCSRVCMPFIRAQGLSRPSISDVATTTSIVLM from the exons ATGGCTGTTACAATCACCTTCTCAGGTTATGAG GACTACGCATACAACGAGACGTACTCCGATTATGGAAGCGATAATTACTGCGGTGATGAAGAGAAGGGCCTGCAGACCTTCCATGCCATGTTCCAAACCGTGCTTTACAGCTTGATCTTTCTGGTGGGCGTTGCAGGGAACGGCCTGATGATAACGGTTCTCCTGAGACGTCGGCGCCTCCTGCGCATCACCGAGATCTACCTACTGCACCTTGCCCTGGCAGACCTCATGCTCCTTTTTACATTTCCCTTTGATGTAGTTGAGAACGCCACTGGTTGGGTGTTTGGAAACTTCCTCTGCAAGCTGACGGGCCTGGTGAAGCAGCTTAACCTCCTCTGTGGGAGTTTCCTGCTTGCTTGCATTGGGTTCGATCGGTATTTGGCAATTGTTCATGCGATTACTAGCATGCAAAGTCGACGCCCAAGAACAGTGCACCTAACGTGCATTTCCTTATGGGTGCTCTGCATGGCTTTATCCTCACccaatgttatttttctgtccGTTATAGAGCAAGCCCCAAACACATCTGTGTATACCTGTTACTTTCATCAGTTTGGCATTCATGCAAACAACTGGCTTTTGACCGTTCGAGTCTTTGATCATATGTGCTTTTTCCTACCTCTGGCTGCAATGAGTTATTGTTACACAGCAGTGGTGGTTACTCTGTTCAAGAGTCAGAAAAGCCAAGCAAAGCAAGGCGCAATTCGACTGGCTTTACTCGTCactctggtcttttttttctgttggctACCATATAATATCACCTTACTGATAAAAACTTTGGTAGACCTGCAGGTTATAATACCTAAAACCTGCAAGTTTCAGCTCTCACTGCAACCAGTCATAGATGTGACAAAGAGCCTGGGATTCTCACACTGCTGTCTGAACCCTTTCTTATATGCCTTTGTCGGGGTGCGGTTTCGCAATGAGTTAATACAGTTGCTTTGTAAACTTGGGTGCAGCCGTGTTTGCATGCCCTTCATCAGAGCTCAGGGTCTCAGTCGCCCATCCATTTCTGACGTAGCAACAACCACCAGCATCGTCCTCATGTAA